The following nucleotide sequence is from Pseudomonas sessilinigenes.
CCGGGAGCCTGAAGGGGTTTGCCATGTCCTTCCTGGACTGGGCCTACCAGGACCTGGCCGCGGCGGTGGAACTGCTGCGCCACGAAACGCTGCCGCTGTACTGGGTCGGGCACTCCTTCGGCGGCCACGCCTTCGGCCTGCTACCCAACCACCAGGCCGTCAGCGCTTGCTACAGCCTGGGTAGCGGCGCCGGCTGGAGCGGCTGGATGCACTGGCGCGAGGCACTGAAAATGCGCCTGCTCTGGAAGCTCATCCTGCCACCGCTGGTGGCGTACAAGGGCTATATGGCCTGGAGCCTCCTGGGCATGGGCGAGGACCTGCCGCTGGGGGTCTACCGCGACCTCAAGCGCTGGTGCGAATACCCGCACTACTACTTCGACGACCCGCAGATGGCCCACCTGGCCGAGCGCTACGCCAGCGTACGCACGCCCTGTCTGTTCGCCACCTCGGTGGACGATCCCTGGGCCCCGCCGCGCTCGCTGGATGCCTTCGCCAAGGGCTACTGCAACGCCCCCATGACCCGGCTCGACCTCAAGCCGCCAGCCGGCGCCCGCCCCTATGGCCACATGGGCTACTTCCGCGACGATGCCCAGCCCCTGTGGGACGACATTCTCGACTGGCTGCTGGACCATCCCGGCCAGCCCCCAGCCTGATCCGGACAAAAAAAGGGGCGATCGACGATCGCCCCAAGCGTGACTACCACAAGAAAACCTATAGCGTCAGTTGCTTGCGCTCCTCTTCGGTCAGGCGGGCTCGCGCCTGGTCGTTGAGCGGCCCGGCGCCCAGCACCTGCACCGGGCTGTCCGGGTTGTAGGCCGGGGCATGGCTGGCTTCCTCCCGCGCACGCTCCACCTGCTCGGAGCCAAAACCCAGCACCTCCACGGTCACGA
It contains:
- a CDS encoding alpha/beta hydrolase family protein; the protein is MNIAVRADQPSVNSEPLTLVAADGYRLSALRYPAIGTARGNLLLASAAGVQQRFYRRFAEHAARRGFNVLTLDYRGIGQSRAGSLKGFAMSFLDWAYQDLAAAVELLRHETLPLYWVGHSFGGHAFGLLPNHQAVSACYSLGSGAGWSGWMHWREALKMRLLWKLILPPLVAYKGYMAWSLLGMGEDLPLGVYRDLKRWCEYPHYYFDDPQMAHLAERYASVRTPCLFATSVDDPWAPPRSLDAFAKGYCNAPMTRLDLKPPAGARPYGHMGYFRDDAQPLWDDILDWLLDHPGQPPA